From Homo sapiens chromosome 6, GRCh38.p14 Primary Assembly, the proteins below share one genomic window:
- the H3C3 gene encoding histone H3.1: protein MARTKQTARKSTGGKAPRKQLATKAARKSAPATGGVKKPHRYRPGTVALREIRRYQKSTELLIRKLPFQRLVREIAQDFKTDLRFQSSAVMALQEACEAYLVGLFEDTNLCAIHAKRVTIMPKDIQLARRIRGERA, encoded by the coding sequence ATGGCTCGTACGAAGCAAACAGCTCGCAAGTCTACCGGCGGCAAAGCTCCGCGCAAGCAGCTTGCTACTAAAGCAGCCCGTAAGAGCGCTCCGGCCACCGGTGGCGTGAAGAAACCTCATCGCTACCGCCCGGGCACCGTGGCCTTGCGCGAAATCCGTCGCTACCAGAAGTCCACCGAGCTGCTGATCCGGAAGCTGCCGTTCCAGCGCCTGGTGCGAGAAATCGCCCAGGACTTCAAAACCGACCTGCGTTTCCAGAGCTCTGCGGTGATGGCGCTGCAGGAGGCTTGTGAGGCCTACCTGGTGGGACTCTTCGAAGACACCAATCTGTGCGCTATTCACGCTAAACGCGTCACCATCATGCCCAAAGATATCCAGCTGGCACGTCGCATCCGTGGGGAAAGGGCATAA